A region from the Bradyrhizobium erythrophlei genome encodes:
- a CDS encoding IS630 family transposase (programmed frameshift) — protein MREVGDGRAVGLREDFEADELRRLAAKVKDAAQARRLLALAAIRDGMNRTEAARIGGMDRQTLRDWAHRFNQYGPDGLIDIKPTGRPSKLSDEQKDALKQLVETGPDPEKDGVVRWRCVDLKRVLGQRFGVDLSEVSLGRALKKLGFSHISARPRHPVQDPETIAAFKKNFPTQVAAIVTKLAPETPIEVWFQDEMRVGQKNSLVYQWAKKGSRPRQPKDQRYENAYVFGAVCASRDTGVALIMPQADTEAMQAHLDAIGKAVAPGAHALLILDKAGWHTTRKLKPPANVTLVPLPPACPELNAAENIWQYLRQTYLANRVFASYTDILDACQNAWRKLLAETGRITSIAARDWAIISQPF, from the exons ATTCGGGAGGTCGGCGATGGGCGGGCGGTCGGTCTACGGGAGGATTTCGAGGCGGATGAGCTGCGTCGGCTCGCGGCGAAGGTGAAGGATGCCGCGCAGGCGCGACGGCTGCTGGCGCTGGCGGCGATTCGCGACGGGATGAACCGCACCGAGGCGGCCCGGATCGGCGGCATGGACCGGCAGACGCTGCGGGACTGGGCGCACCGCTTCAACCAGTACGGGCCTGACGGTCTGATCGACATCAAGCCGACCGGGCGGCCGTCGAAGCTCTCCGACGAGCAGAAAGATGCATTGAAGCAGCTCGTCGAGACCGGCCCCGACCCGGAGAAGGATGGGGTCGTACGCTGGCGCTGCGTCGACCTGAAGCGTGTTCTCGGACAGCGTTTCGGTGTCGATCTGTCGGAGGTGAGCCTGGGGCGCGCGCTCAAGAAGCTCGGCTTCTCGCACATCAGCGCCCGGCCGCGCCATCCCGTGCAGGATCCGGAGACGATCGCGGCATTTA AAAAAAACTTTCCTACGCAGGTCGCGGCGATCGTGACCAAACTCGCCCCGGAAACGCCGATTGAGGTCTGGTTCCAGGACGAGATGCGGGTCGGCCAGAAGAACAGCCTCGTCTACCAATGGGCCAAGAAGGGATCACGGCCGCGGCAGCCCAAGGATCAGCGCTACGAGAACGCCTATGTGTTCGGCGCCGTCTGTGCGAGCCGCGACACCGGCGTCGCCCTCATCATGCCGCAAGCCGACACCGAGGCTATGCAGGCGCATCTCGACGCCATCGGCAAGGCCGTCGCGCCCGGCGCGCATGCGCTGCTGATCCTCGACAAGGCCGGATGGCACACGACGCGCAAACTAAAGCCACCTGCCAATGTCACCCTCGTGCCGCTGCCACCCGCCTGTCCGGAGCTCAACGCAGCCGAGAACATCTGGCAGTATCTGCGACAGACCTATCTCGCCAACCGTGTGTTCGCGTCCTACACCGATATCCTCGACGCCTGCCAAAACGCCTGGCGAAAACTTCTCGCCGAAACCGGGCGCATCACCTCGATCGCGGCCCGCGACTGGGCCATCATCAGTCAGCCCTTCTGA
- a CDS encoding glycosyltransferase family 39 protein — protein sequence MTVASFLPAASRARRRPSVRRLAAWLAACAGDPVAGWRLVIGFAIAHAVLWTFILINLKAAQDVHMDVAEAFAWGQKFQFGYGKHPPLSGWVAGLWFKMFPVTDWATYALAMATLGCGLVVCWRIALRVVDRRRAFFVVVMLALYPIFNFKGFKYNPDLLQLVTLPLVVLAYLNAFEKRSVRSGLWLGLAGALALMTKYWVLTMIGAIGIAALVHPDRLKFLGSPAPWVAILTLVVAMIPHLVWLREVDFVPLTYAGDVYGLSDRAQSAQLVLGYVGHNLALLLAPVALALLALALLPPWWKTPLALVTRPWSRGPNPGVNRSQALNIWIIQVVVAIGPPLGGLIFEVYMKTDWGISLFFLTPLALVAIPQLRSQKRALFNICAIWLVVTLATLAGSPAIAVREMAANPNGASGYGDRSQLARELTQAWHDRFATRWAVVAGTTEIGEPMTFYSPDHPAPLTPGELWSSGLTSLEEARRLGFIGICDTSDGRLPVCTAWMAANAANAERLTVTTQRFFQGRSGPAITWNVYIVPPAK from the coding sequence ATGACAGTTGCGTCATTTTTGCCCGCCGCTTCGCGCGCGCGCCGCAGGCCCTCGGTGCGGCGGCTGGCGGCGTGGCTGGCGGCTTGCGCCGGCGATCCCGTCGCCGGTTGGCGGCTGGTGATCGGCTTTGCGATCGCCCATGCCGTGCTCTGGACCTTCATCCTGATCAATCTGAAGGCGGCCCAGGACGTCCATATGGACGTCGCGGAAGCGTTCGCCTGGGGCCAGAAATTCCAGTTCGGCTACGGCAAGCATCCGCCGCTGTCGGGCTGGGTGGCCGGTCTCTGGTTCAAGATGTTTCCGGTCACCGACTGGGCGACCTATGCGCTGGCGATGGCGACGCTCGGCTGCGGGCTGGTGGTCTGTTGGCGGATCGCGCTGCGTGTCGTGGATCGGCGCCGCGCCTTCTTCGTCGTGGTGATGCTCGCGCTCTATCCGATCTTCAACTTCAAGGGCTTCAAATATAACCCCGATCTCCTGCAACTCGTGACCCTGCCGCTGGTGGTGCTGGCCTATCTGAATGCGTTCGAAAAACGCAGCGTGAGATCGGGCCTGTGGCTCGGTCTCGCCGGTGCGTTAGCCTTGATGACAAAATACTGGGTGCTGACCATGATCGGCGCCATCGGGATCGCCGCGCTGGTTCATCCCGACCGGCTGAAATTCTTGGGCTCGCCGGCGCCGTGGGTCGCGATCCTGACCCTCGTCGTCGCCATGATCCCGCATCTGGTCTGGCTGAGGGAAGTCGACTTCGTGCCGCTGACCTATGCCGGCGACGTCTACGGCCTGTCGGACCGCGCCCAGAGCGCGCAGCTTGTGCTCGGTTATGTCGGCCACAATCTGGCGCTGCTGCTGGCGCCCGTGGCGCTGGCGCTGCTGGCGCTGGCGTTGCTGCCGCCGTGGTGGAAGACCCCGCTGGCGCTGGTGACACGCCCGTGGTCGCGCGGGCCGAATCCGGGCGTTAATCGATCGCAGGCGCTCAACATCTGGATCATCCAGGTCGTGGTCGCGATCGGGCCGCCGCTCGGCGGCCTGATCTTCGAAGTTTATATGAAAACCGATTGGGGCATCTCGCTGTTCTTTCTGACGCCCCTGGCGCTGGTCGCGATACCCCAGCTCCGCTCGCAAAAACGGGCGCTATTCAACATCTGCGCAATTTGGCTCGTCGTCACGCTCGCCACGCTGGCCGGTTCGCCCGCCATCGCCGTCCGCGAAATGGCGGCGAATCCCAATGGCGCTTCAGGCTACGGCGATCGGTCGCAACTCGCCCGTGAATTGACCCAGGCCTGGCACGATCGCTTCGCCACAAGATGGGCCGTGGTCGCCGGCACCACGGAGATCGGCGAGCCCATGACCTTCTATAGCCCCGATCATCCGGCGCCGCTCACCCCGGGTGAACTGTGGTCGTCGGGGCTGACGTCGCTGGAGGAGGCCAGGCGGCTCGGCTTTATCGGCATCTGCGATACGTCGGACGGGCGGCTGCCGGTCTGCACCGCGTGGATGGCAGCGAACGCCGCCAACGCAGAGCGTCTCACCGTCACCACGCAGCGCTTTTTCCAGGGCCGTTCCGGTCCGGCGATTACCTGGAACGTCTACATCGTGCCACCGGCGAAGTAG
- the lepA gene encoding translation elongation factor 4 yields MTSIPISNIRNFAIVAHIDHGKSTLADRLIQTTGGLQAREMKEQVLDSMDIERERGITIKAQTVRLTYPAKDGKTYILNLIDTPGHVDFAYEVSRSLAACEGSLLVVDASQGVEAQTLANVYHALDAGHEIVPVLNKIDLPAAEPDQVKQQIEDVIGIDASDAVMISAKTGLGIDDVLEAIVHRLPAPKGDRDASLKALLVDSWYDVYLGVVVLVRIVDGVLKKGQRIRMMGTNAAYEIERVGFFTPKMQQIDELGPGEIGFITAAIKEVADTRVGDTITDDKKPVTEMLPGFKPAIPVVFCGLFPVDADDFETLRAAMGKLRLNDASFSFEMETSAALGFGFRCGFLGLLHLEIIQERLSREFDLNLIATAPSVIYKMHLTDGQMIEIHNPIDMPDVVKIAEIQEPWIEATILTPDEYLGSVLKLCQDRRGSQKELTYVGNRAMVKYELPLNEVVFDFYDRLKSVSKGYASFDYHLTDYKPADLVKMQILVNNEPVDALSMLVHKTRAEGRGRAMVEKMKELIPPHMFQIPIQAAIGGKVIARETVRALRKDVTAKCYGGDITRKRKLLEKQKEGKKKMRQFGKVDIPQEAFIAALKVDS; encoded by the coding sequence ATGACATCCATCCCTATTTCCAACATCCGCAACTTCGCCATTGTTGCGCATATCGACCATGGCAAATCGACGCTGGCCGACCGCCTGATCCAGACCACCGGGGGCCTGCAGGCGCGCGAGATGAAGGAACAGGTGCTCGATTCCATGGATATCGAGCGCGAGCGCGGTATCACGATCAAGGCCCAGACGGTGCGGCTCACCTACCCGGCCAAGGACGGCAAGACCTATATCCTCAATCTGATCGACACTCCCGGCCATGTCGACTTCGCTTATGAAGTTTCCCGGTCGCTCGCGGCCTGCGAGGGCTCGCTGCTGGTGGTCGATGCCAGCCAGGGCGTGGAGGCGCAGACGCTCGCCAATGTCTACCATGCGCTCGATGCCGGCCACGAAATCGTCCCCGTCCTCAACAAGATCGACCTGCCGGCGGCGGAACCCGACCAGGTCAAGCAGCAGATCGAGGACGTGATCGGCATCGACGCTTCGGATGCGGTGATGATCTCGGCCAAGACCGGGCTCGGCATCGACGACGTGCTGGAAGCCATCGTGCACCGGCTGCCGGCGCCGAAAGGCGACCGTGATGCGTCGCTGAAGGCGCTCCTGGTCGACAGCTGGTACGACGTCTATCTCGGGGTCGTGGTGCTGGTGCGGATCGTCGACGGCGTGCTGAAAAAAGGCCAGCGCATCCGGATGATGGGCACCAACGCGGCTTACGAGATCGAACGCGTCGGTTTCTTCACCCCGAAGATGCAGCAGATCGACGAACTCGGCCCAGGCGAGATCGGCTTCATCACCGCCGCGATCAAGGAAGTGGCCGACACCCGCGTCGGCGACACCATCACCGACGACAAGAAGCCGGTGACCGAGATGCTGCCCGGTTTCAAGCCGGCGATCCCCGTGGTGTTCTGCGGCCTGTTCCCGGTCGATGCCGACGATTTTGAGACTTTGCGCGCCGCGATGGGGAAGTTGCGCCTTAACGACGCCAGCTTCTCCTTCGAGATGGAAACCTCGGCCGCGCTCGGCTTCGGTTTCCGCTGCGGCTTCCTCGGGCTGCTCCACCTGGAAATCATCCAGGAGCGGCTGAGCCGCGAATTCGACCTCAATTTGATCGCGACCGCGCCATCGGTGATCTACAAGATGCACCTGACCGACGGGCAAATGATTGAGATCCACAACCCGATCGATATGCCCGACGTGGTCAAGATCGCCGAAATCCAGGAACCCTGGATCGAGGCCACGATCCTCACCCCCGACGAATATCTCGGCAGCGTCTTGAAGCTCTGCCAGGACCGGCGCGGTTCGCAGAAGGAGCTCACTTACGTGGGCAACCGCGCGATGGTGAAATACGAACTGCCGCTCAACGAAGTGGTGTTCGATTTCTACGACCGCCTGAAGTCGGTCTCCAAGGGCTATGCCTCGTTCGACTATCACCTGACCGACTACAAGCCCGCCGACCTCGTCAAGATGCAGATCCTGGTCAACAACGAGCCGGTGGATGCGCTGTCGATGCTGGTGCACAAGACCCGCGCCGAAGGCCGCGGCCGCGCCATGGTCGAGAAGATGAAGGAACTGATCCCGCCGCACATGTTCCAGATCCCGATCCAGGCCGCGATCGGCGGCAAGGTGATCGCCCGCGAAACCGTGCGCGCGCTGCGCAAGGACGTCACCGCCAAGTGCTACGGCGGCGACATCACGCGCAAGCGAAAACTTCTGGAGAAGCAGAAGGAAGGCAAGAAAAAGATGCGGCAGTTCGGCAAGGTCGACATCCCGCAGGAAGCGTTCATTGCTGCGCTAAAGGTGGATAGCTGA
- a CDS encoding antitoxin MazE family protein, with product MAARRERLRAQGLRPVQHWVPDLRNPKVRADLRRQAKLMARHPENDAIDAWIEAAYDWSDWK from the coding sequence ATGGCAGCACGCCGCGAGCGGTTGCGCGCGCAGGGGCTGCGGCCGGTGCAGCATTGGGTGCCGGATTTGCGCAATCCCAAGGTTCGAGCTGATTTACGCCGACAAGCAAAATTGATGGCGCGGCATCCGGAAAACGACGCCATCGATGCCTGGATCGAGGCGGCGTATGATTGGAGCGACTGGAAGTGA
- a CDS encoding type II toxin-antitoxin system PemK/MazF family toxin, with amino-acid sequence MVVQADEFEGLSTVFICPISSDLQEKLPLRPIVEAQPSNGLRLRSQIMTDKMIALRLDRVRRVIGHIDGETSEQLDRALLVVLGLAR; translated from the coding sequence GTGGTCGTGCAAGCCGACGAGTTCGAAGGGCTATCCACGGTCTTCATCTGTCCTATTTCGTCGGACCTTCAAGAGAAATTGCCGCTGAGGCCAATTGTCGAAGCCCAGCCATCCAACGGCCTCCGCCTTCGTTCGCAAATCATGACGGATAAGATGATCGCGCTGCGCCTTGACCGGGTTCGGCGCGTCATCGGCCATATTGACGGAGAAACATCCGAACAGCTCGATCGCGCGCTGCTCGTCGTGCTTGGACTGGCGCGGTGA